The following DNA comes from Oxobacter pfennigii.
ACAGTGACGCCCCAAACATCCTCATCGGTGATATTGATTGCCCTTCCTATGGTTTCATCAAGTATGGCTCCCGCCACTCCGCCGTGGAGCCTGCCTGGATAGCTTTGATGCTCCTCAATGGGAGTAAAAATTGCAGCCAATTCACCGTTTTCCAGTTCATAAAAAGAAGCTTTAAGCCCAAGATCGTTCTTCATACCGCACACTATACATTTTCTGCTGTTTTTCTGTTTCTTCATTACTTTATATTTCATATCATGTCCTCCGAAATGTTGTATAAAAGAATTTCTTATGGAGGCTGATTCATTTGGAACACGACATTTACTGTGTTGAGAGTTACTTAAGCTCTAAGGCTCCCTGTCTTGAAAACACAAAAATTTTGATAACTCGCTCTGGCTCAACAATCTAAAATTCTAAGTGTTTTCTGAGACAGAGTCACCAAGAACTTGTTAAAAACTCTCACAATGCTCATTTTGTTGTTCCAAATGAATCAGCCCAATAAAGCTGTAAATTCTTTTTATATAATTATAGCACGAAGCTGAATTGAGAGTTTAGCCAAACTTACATTTTTGTCCATGAAAACTTTCGGTATCATACCCTAATGAAAATGTGCCAAATTTACGAAATATAAGTTAGGGACATTAGAATAATGAAAGGCGACACTCCTAAAGGAATGTCACCAACGTATATGTCACCAATTTATGACACGAACTCGCTGCTATAAAAGGAGATGTAACTGCATTGAAGATAGAACAGATTATTTGTGCCCTTAAAAAAGGCATTTTAAATGAAACATCGGAAATTTTAGCTCAATCCGAAGGGTTATGGGATGAGGACAAATCAGAAATTGAAGAGCTTTTAAAGTCTCAGGGACCGGGTTCTGAGGATGAAGATATCCCGGCTTTATATGGATTTTTTGTCCTCAAAAGCGGAAGGCATTGCTTTTTCATTAATAAGAAAATTGATATTGTTTATGGTTCCATATATCATTTTTTGGTACTGGATGAAGAAACATTTTCTTTTTATCCCATACAGCTTGTTGACTCCGATGTTTTTGAAGTAAGCTACGAAGATATTTTAGTTAATAAGACATTGCCTGTGCTTCATGGTATACCTCTCAGTGATACAATATCCATGGATAAGGTCACAGACTTTGTAAAGAAAAAAATAGCATCTGGATTTAAAGAAATGATAAGCTGTGCCATAGATTATCATGAAAATGGTTTTCCTATATATATAACAGACAGCAATGAAAACAGCTTAATGTGGATTGCAGCGGTGCAAATGTCCTTTCCGGTGGAGTTGTCCCACAAAGTCACCTTTTCCTCATTGAATATAAACAGAGAAGGGTTCATGTTCCATTGCAGTTCTTCGAACTATATGACAGCAGAAGATATAAGTGACAGGTACATTTTTGATTTTAAAAAGGGTATCAGGGGCAAGCCCAAAACAGCCTTAAAATCCTTCAGAATAATTGAGATGGGATATTTATCATCCAGAAAGGTACTGGATGCCTTCCATAGATTTTTATTGCAATTTGACTGCAAAGTTTTGAATGAGGAAATTGACGACTGCTATAATTTGTTTTTGCTGGCTGAGCTTAAGCAGGTTAATGCCCTTAGCAATGCAGAAATCAAGGCTTCTCTTGACTATGCTAAAAATTATGGCGACGCCGATGTTTTGGATTATATATATAACATGATTGAGCCTACGCTCCATGGCATTATAAAGGCAGCTGATTTTGAAAATGCACTTTCAATTGCCGGATT
Coding sequences within:
- a CDS encoding PaaI family thioesterase: MKYKVMKKQKNSRKCIVCGMKNDLGLKASFYELENGELAAIFTPIEEHQSYPGRLHGGVAGAILDETIGRAINITDEDVWGVTVELNLKYHKPVALNEQLRVVGRITRDTRRLFEGTGEILLKNGDIAVSASGKYMKLPLSQIADFNEDTEEWRVLPSDEDPAEIEV